One Sporomusaceae bacterium ACPt DNA window includes the following coding sequences:
- the ylmC_1 gene encoding putative sporulation protein YlmC: MLKTSDLKLKEVINIIDGKRMGNITDIEIDIESGRLTAIVVPGVGKFLGLFGRNEDIVIPWDKINKIGMDVILVEAGNFAELKHD; encoded by the coding sequence GTGCTAAAAACCAGTGACTTGAAGTTGAAAGAAGTAATAAATATCATTGACGGCAAGCGAATGGGTAATATAACTGATATAGAAATTGATATTGAGAGCGGTCGGCTTACTGCCATTGTTGTGCCAGGTGTAGGAAAATTTCTGGGATTATTTGGTCGTAACGAAGATATAGTTATTCCTTGGGATAAAATTAATAAAATCGGCATGGATGTAATTTTAGTCGAAGCCGGCAATTTTGCTGAACTAAAGCATGATTAA
- the nrdR gene encoding Transcriptional repressor NrdR has product MRCPFCGVADSKVIDSRSADEGNSIRRRRECSACVRRFTTYEVVEEIPLMVIKKDGRREMFDRNKLLGGLLKACEKRPVPIDVIETAVNKVEKDIRNNIEREVSTRQIGETVMQYLKEIDQVAYVRFASVYRQFADINNFMQELEILMKAQHKE; this is encoded by the coding sequence TTGCGCTGTCCATTTTGTGGGGTGGCTGATAGCAAGGTTATTGATTCAAGATCAGCCGACGAAGGAAACTCTATCCGGCGACGGCGGGAATGTTCCGCTTGCGTTCGTCGTTTTACTACTTATGAAGTAGTGGAAGAAATACCATTGATGGTCATTAAAAAGGATGGACGCAGGGAAATGTTTGACCGAAATAAGCTGCTTGGCGGACTCCTGAAGGCCTGTGAAAAGCGACCTGTGCCCATTGATGTTATCGAAACAGCTGTTAACAAGGTTGAGAAAGATATTCGCAATAATATTGAACGGGAAGTTTCTACCCGCCAAATTGGGGAAACAGTAATGCAGTATTTAAAAGAGATTGATCAAGTGGCTTACGTAAGGTTTGCTTCAGTGTATCGCCAGTTTGCTGACATTAATAACTTTATGCAGGAACTTGAGATACTGATGAAAGCTCAGCATAAAGAGTAA